The Haloplanus salinarum genome includes a region encoding these proteins:
- a CDS encoding transcriptional regulator — protein MAKYSTGSGGGGDDGDACELCGRETSSLERATVAGAKLLVCSECAPHGDTGGRGSDSGSGSDSASGSSGSRTDADEPNRRKRAARNTARVYDAARSNTKRWEEEGTDYESDRLPYLVTNYGDRIESARQDAGLTVEELAAELDADEADVRALEEGRATRAGVGGSLVRAVEERFGIDVVDE, from the coding sequence ATGGCGAAGTACTCCACGGGGTCCGGCGGCGGCGGCGACGACGGCGACGCCTGCGAACTCTGCGGTCGCGAGACGTCGTCGCTCGAACGGGCGACGGTCGCAGGCGCGAAGTTGCTCGTCTGTTCCGAGTGTGCGCCACACGGTGACACCGGCGGGCGTGGCTCCGATTCCGGCTCCGGCTCCGACTCCGCGTCCGGGTCCTCGGGGTCGCGCACCGACGCCGACGAACCCAACCGCCGGAAGCGCGCCGCCCGGAACACCGCGCGCGTCTACGACGCCGCCCGCAGCAACACGAAGCGCTGGGAGGAGGAGGGGACCGACTACGAGTCCGACCGGCTCCCCTACCTCGTCACGAACTACGGCGACCGGATCGAGAGCGCACGACAGGACGCCGGCCTCACGGTCGAGGAACTCGCCGCCGAACTCGACGCCGACGAGGCCGACGTCCGCGCGCTGGAGGAAGGGCGGGCGACGCGCGCCGGCGTCGGCGGCTCCCTCGTCCGCGCCGTCGAGGAGCGGTTCGGGATCGACGTCGTCGACGAGTGA
- a CDS encoding alanyl-tRNA editing protein — translation MQTRAPADPDVREFEATVTAAAGGEVVLDRTYFYAESGGQPADRGTLAGVPVVDVRAGDDGVVHHLAEDPDLSPGDEVVGVIDDEFRTYCMRAHTASHLLYGAGRRLLDDLGYGGFDIDAEKVRVDLATTTDVDDAVLVELERLTNRAVWDSRPVSWEEVPVEEARARDEVAFNTKTEEGVMSDADTVRLVEVEGWDVAACGGTHVANTREIGPIEVLDRSNPGEGLTRVEFAVGPGAIDRRATVRRAALDAARDLDTNVTDLDEAVASLRAERDDLEAAVRTYKSAVLDARLADLPTAERDGAVWRIGTVADFDPNEVGEAAKERVGDDVDALAVVGEGSAPYVVVATTGEVDAGDVVDGVTERFGGGGGGGPTFAQGGGLDADPADVVAALRGG, via the coding sequence ATGCAGACGCGCGCTCCTGCCGACCCCGACGTACGGGAGTTCGAGGCGACCGTCACGGCCGCGGCGGGCGGCGAGGTGGTCCTCGACCGGACGTACTTCTACGCCGAGAGCGGCGGCCAGCCCGCCGACCGCGGCACGCTCGCGGGCGTCCCCGTGGTCGACGTGCGGGCCGGCGACGACGGCGTGGTACATCACCTCGCCGAGGACCCGGACCTGTCGCCCGGGGACGAGGTGGTCGGCGTGATCGACGACGAGTTCCGGACGTACTGTATGCGTGCGCACACGGCGAGCCACCTCCTCTACGGCGCCGGCCGGCGACTCCTCGACGACCTCGGCTACGGCGGGTTCGACATCGACGCCGAGAAGGTCCGCGTCGACCTCGCGACGACGACCGACGTCGACGACGCGGTGCTGGTGGAACTCGAACGGCTCACCAACCGGGCGGTGTGGGACTCCCGCCCCGTCTCCTGGGAGGAGGTCCCGGTCGAGGAGGCCCGCGCCCGCGACGAGGTGGCGTTCAACACCAAGACCGAAGAGGGCGTGATGAGCGACGCCGACACGGTCCGTCTCGTCGAGGTCGAGGGCTGGGACGTGGCCGCCTGTGGCGGAACGCACGTGGCGAACACTCGCGAGATCGGGCCGATCGAAGTCCTCGACCGGTCGAACCCGGGGGAGGGGCTCACCCGCGTCGAGTTCGCGGTGGGGCCCGGGGCGATCGACCGCCGGGCGACCGTCCGCCGGGCGGCCCTCGACGCCGCCCGCGACCTCGATACGAACGTCACCGACCTCGACGAGGCGGTCGCGTCCCTGCGGGCGGAGCGCGACGACCTCGAAGCGGCGGTACGGACGTACAAATCGGCGGTGCTCGACGCGCGGCTGGCCGATCTGCCGACGGCCGAGCGCGACGGGGCGGTCTGGCGGATCGGCACCGTCGCCGACTTCGACCCCAACGAGGTCGGCGAGGCGGCGAAGGAACGCGTCGGGGACGACGTCGACGCCCTCGCGGTCGTGGGCGAGGGATCGGCCCCGTACGTGGTCGTCGCGACGACCGGCGAGGTGGACGCCGGCGACGTCGTCGACGGGGTGACCGAGCGGTTCGGCGGCGGCGGTGGCGGCGGGCCGACGTTCGCGCAGGGCGGCGGCCTCGACGCCGACCCCGCCGACGTCGTCGCGGCCCTGCGGGGCGGTTAA
- a CDS encoding carboxypeptidase regulatory-like domain-containing protein, whose product MFRPPTVLCVTLLLLVAPAAPVAAQSSDTATLTVTVRDADGDPVGDADLDATWSDGSTTATTAANGKAFVDVPADAEVEIAVTHPRYVRNSPYVVESASEREVEIVVYRRSSVRLEVNDDDGSVADASVRIERGGLTYETGTTGPDGVFESDDLQAGTYTIVVRKPGYYVRRKSIDIEGSITNRVALRRGSAPVTVRVADPYFDPPRSVSGATVSLGDVATDRTNRTGNVTVTAPVNTEYTLRVTRDGYRTVEREVTVDETAETVTVDLTRTRSITLEAVNERVVAGERTVLRATNAYGDGAAVAAVFLDGERVGTTDGNGEVTVRIADPGTHTLYVSKDGVRSNEVQVEAIGDGGTATPSVTETTGTDPTATGTPATTTGTSPGFSAFPALFAILALLAVACGRR is encoded by the coding sequence ATGTTCCGCCCCCCCACGGTGCTGTGTGTCACCCTGCTTCTGCTCGTGGCCCCCGCGGCTCCGGTCGCCGCCCAGTCGAGCGATACGGCAACGCTCACCGTCACCGTCCGCGACGCCGACGGCGACCCCGTCGGCGACGCCGACCTCGACGCGACGTGGTCGGACGGGTCGACGACGGCAACGACCGCCGCCAACGGCAAGGCGTTCGTGGACGTCCCCGCCGACGCCGAGGTCGAAATCGCCGTCACGCACCCGCGATACGTCCGGAACTCGCCGTACGTCGTCGAGTCCGCGAGCGAGCGCGAGGTCGAAATCGTCGTGTACCGCCGGAGTTCGGTCCGTCTGGAAGTGAACGACGACGACGGCTCGGTCGCCGACGCGTCGGTGCGCATCGAGCGGGGCGGGTTGACCTACGAGACGGGGACGACCGGCCCGGACGGCGTCTTCGAGTCCGACGACCTCCAGGCGGGAACGTACACCATCGTCGTCAGGAAGCCCGGCTACTACGTCCGGCGCAAGTCCATCGATATCGAGGGGTCGATCACGAACCGGGTGGCGCTGCGACGCGGCTCCGCGCCCGTGACCGTCCGCGTCGCCGATCCCTACTTCGATCCACCGCGTTCCGTCTCCGGGGCGACCGTCAGCCTCGGCGACGTCGCCACCGACCGGACGAACCGGACCGGGAACGTCACCGTGACCGCCCCGGTCAACACCGAGTACACCCTGCGGGTGACCCGCGACGGTTACCGCACCGTCGAGCGCGAGGTGACGGTCGACGAGACGGCCGAAACCGTCACGGTCGACCTCACGCGCACGCGATCGATCACGCTCGAAGCCGTCAACGAACGGGTGGTGGCGGGGGAACGGACGGTCCTCCGGGCGACCAACGCGTACGGCGACGGCGCGGCGGTGGCGGCGGTCTTCCTTGACGGGGAACGGGTCGGCACCACCGACGGGAACGGCGAGGTCACGGTGCGGATCGCCGACCCCGGCACGCACACGCTGTACGTCAGCAAGGACGGCGTCCGATCGAACGAGGTGCAGGTCGAAGCGATCGGCGACGGCGGGACGGCGACGCCCAGCGTGACGGAGACGACGGGGACGGATCCCACCGCGACCGGGACGCCGGCCACGACGACGGGGACCAGCCCCGGATTCAGCGCGTTCCCCGCTCTGTTCGCTATCCTCGCCCTCCTCGCCGTCGCCTGCGGACGCCGTTAA
- the cysE gene encoding serine O-acetyltransferase, whose protein sequence is MRNLLAAARRRVSEDLAAIRERDPAAGNRLVLLTCYPGLHALWIYRIAHLCWTSDHPVLARLLSQFARLITGVEIHPAAEIGRRVVIDHGIGVVIGSTAEVGDDVLMYHGVTLGNRRPVDGKRHPTVGDDVMLGANATVLGPVEIGRGATVGGAAVVVEPVDPDTTVVGNPARPVGDTHLVDDGEPVRDGNAEIDRIVCDGGRC, encoded by the coding sequence ATGCGTAACCTCCTCGCCGCCGCCCGCCGCCGCGTCAGCGAGGATCTCGCGGCGATCCGCGAGCGCGACCCGGCGGCCGGGAACCGCCTCGTCCTCCTCACCTGCTATCCCGGCCTCCACGCGCTGTGGATCTACCGGATCGCCCACCTGTGTTGGACGAGCGACCACCCCGTCCTCGCGCGCCTGCTGTCGCAGTTCGCCCGGCTGATTACGGGAGTCGAGATCCACCCCGCCGCGGAGATCGGTCGTCGCGTCGTGATCGATCACGGCATAGGCGTGGTGATCGGTTCGACCGCCGAGGTCGGCGACGACGTCCTCATGTACCACGGGGTCACGCTCGGGAACCGCCGGCCGGTCGACGGCAAGCGCCACCCGACCGTCGGCGACGACGTGATGCTCGGAGCCAACGCGACCGTCCTCGGGCCCGTGGAGATCGGTCGGGGGGCGACCGTCGGCGGCGCCGCGGTCGTCGTCGAACCGGTCGACCCCGACACGACGGTCGTGGGCAATCCCGCCCGTCCCGTGGGCGACACGCACCTCGTCGACGACGGGGAACCGGTCCGCGACGGGAACGCGGAGATCGATCGCATCGTCTGTGACGGGGGTCGCTGCTGA
- a CDS encoding HAD family hydrolase has protein sequence MSTRIDDHDAIVYDLDGTLVRLAVNWKAAAEEATAAFAEAGVDADADLWSLLETAPEHGLADELESILAAHERRGAERSIRLPLADRLPHRDRPVGVCSLNAESACRLALDRHDLSAHVGVVVGRDSVATHKPDPTPLLATVDRLGADPERTLFVGDSERDALTAERAGVAFAWADAVADSVPAER, from the coding sequence GTGAGCACCCGCATCGACGACCACGACGCCATCGTCTACGACCTCGACGGGACGCTCGTCAGGTTGGCGGTCAACTGGAAGGCCGCCGCCGAGGAGGCGACGGCGGCGTTCGCCGAGGCGGGCGTCGACGCCGACGCGGACCTCTGGTCCCTGCTCGAAACCGCGCCCGAACACGGCCTGGCGGACGAACTGGAGTCGATCCTCGCGGCCCACGAGCGCCGTGGCGCCGAGCGGTCCATCCGCCTCCCGCTCGCCGACCGCCTCCCGCACCGGGACCGACCGGTCGGCGTCTGTTCGCTCAACGCCGAGTCGGCCTGTCGGCTGGCGCTGGACCGGCACGACCTGTCCGCCCACGTCGGCGTCGTCGTCGGGCGGGATTCGGTGGCGACACACAAGCCCGATCCGACGCCGTTGCTGGCGACGGTCGACCGGTTGGGGGCCGATCCCGAGCGGACGCTGTTCGTCGGCGACTCCGAGCGCGACGCCCTGACCGCCGAGCGTGCGGGCGTCGCCTTCGCGTGGGCCGACGCCGTGGCCGACAGCGTCCCCGCCGAGCGGTAG
- a CDS encoding ribonuclease J has protein sequence MEIEIATIGGYEEVGRQMTAVRAGDDVVVFDMGLNLSQVLIHDNVETEQMHSLDLIDMGAIPDDRVMSDLEGDVQAIVPTHGHLDHIGAISKLAHRYDAPVVATPFTIELVKQQVEGENKFNVDNDLVKMDAGETMSIGDSGSVELEFVNVTHSIIDAINPVLHTPEGAVVYGLDKRMDHTPVIGDPIDMKRFREIGREGEGVLCYIEDCTNANKKGRTPSESVARKHLRDVMYSVEDYDGGIVATTFSSHIARVTSLVEFAKDIGRQPVLLGRSMEKYSGTAERLDFVDFPDDLGMYGHRKSVDRTFKRIMKEGKENYLPIVTGHQGEPRAMLTRMGRGETPYELEDGDKVLFSARVIPEPTNEGQRYQSERLLRMQGARIYDDIHVSGHLRQEGHYEMLDALQPQHVIPAHQDLEGFAPYVDLCESQGYDLGRDLHVTRNGNMIQLVE, from the coding sequence ATGGAAATCGAAATCGCAACGATCGGCGGTTACGAGGAAGTCGGGCGGCAGATGACTGCCGTCCGCGCCGGTGACGACGTCGTCGTCTTCGACATGGGTCTGAACCTCTCGCAGGTGCTGATCCACGACAACGTCGAAACCGAACAGATGCACAGTCTCGACCTGATCGACATGGGCGCCATCCCGGACGACCGGGTGATGAGCGACCTCGAGGGCGACGTCCAGGCCATCGTTCCGACCCACGGCCACCTGGATCACATCGGCGCCATCTCGAAACTCGCCCACCGCTACGACGCCCCCGTCGTCGCGACGCCCTTCACCATCGAACTGGTGAAACAACAGGTCGAGGGCGAGAACAAGTTCAACGTCGACAACGACCTGGTCAAGATGGACGCCGGCGAGACCATGTCCATCGGCGACTCCGGCTCCGTCGAGCTGGAGTTCGTGAACGTGACCCACTCGATCATCGACGCGATCAACCCCGTCCTCCACACGCCGGAGGGCGCGGTGGTCTACGGGCTGGACAAGCGGATGGATCACACGCCCGTCATCGGCGATCCGATCGACATGAAGCGGTTCCGCGAGATCGGTCGCGAGGGCGAGGGCGTCCTCTGTTACATCGAGGACTGCACCAACGCGAACAAGAAGGGCCGCACGCCGAGCGAGTCCGTCGCCCGGAAACACCTCCGCGACGTGATGTACTCGGTCGAGGATTACGACGGGGGTATCGTCGCCACGACGTTCAGCTCCCACATCGCCCGTGTCACCAGCCTCGTCGAGTTCGCGAAGGACATCGGACGCCAGCCCGTCCTGCTCGGGCGCTCGATGGAGAAGTACTCGGGCACCGCCGAGCGCTTGGACTTCGTCGACTTCCCGGACGACCTGGGGATGTACGGCCACCGGAAGTCCGTCGACCGCACGTTCAAGCGGATCATGAAGGAAGGCAAGGAGAACTACCTGCCGATCGTGACGGGCCACCAGGGCGAGCCGCGGGCGATGCTCACCCGGATGGGTCGCGGCGAGACCCCCTACGAACTCGAAGACGGCGACAAGGTGTTGTTCTCGGCCCGCGTCATTCCGGAGCCGACCAACGAGGGCCAGCGCTACCAGTCCGAGCGTCTGCTCCGCATGCAGGGCGCCCGCATCTACGACGACATCCACGTCTCCGGCCACCTCCGTCAGGAGGGCCACTACGAGATGCTCGACGCCCTCCAGCCCCAGCACGTCATCCCCGCACACCAGGACCTCGAAGGGTTCGCCCCCTACGTCGACCTGTGTGAGAGTCAGGGCTACGACCTGGGCCGTGACCTGCACGTCACGCGAAACGGCAACATGATCCAACTGGTGGAATGA
- the idsA3 gene encoding geranylfarnesyl diphosphate synthase, translated as MTADSTEERVLAAVRERREQVNAAIDEDLPLVEPERLWEASRYLLKAGGKRLRPTVSLLVAEAIADVPPLSVDYRQFPALDGDDVDVMAGALSLEVIQSFTLIHDDIMDDDTLRRGVPAVHEAYDVDTAILAGDTLYSTAFEIMAETGAAPENGLEAMRMLANTCTRICEGQALDVEFEHRTEVLPEEYLEMVESKTAVLYGDAAATPAILLDAEDDVVDALYDYGIHSGTAFQIQDDVLDLTVPSERLGKQRGSDLVENKETLITLHARQQGVDVDGLVDAEDADALTDEAVESAVETLNEVGSIEYAREKARSLVAQSKADLDALPDNEARSLLEDLAEYLISRGY; from the coding sequence ATGACGGCCGACTCGACGGAAGAGCGGGTGCTCGCCGCGGTCCGCGAGCGCCGCGAGCAGGTCAACGCGGCCATCGACGAGGACCTTCCCCTCGTGGAACCCGAGCGGCTCTGGGAGGCCTCGCGGTACCTGCTGAAGGCCGGCGGGAAGCGACTCCGACCGACGGTGTCGCTGCTGGTCGCCGAGGCCATCGCGGACGTGCCCCCGCTCTCCGTCGACTACCGGCAGTTCCCCGCACTCGACGGCGACGACGTCGACGTGATGGCCGGCGCCCTGAGCCTGGAGGTCATCCAGTCCTTTACGCTCATTCACGACGACATCATGGACGACGACACGCTCCGCCGTGGCGTGCCGGCCGTCCACGAGGCCTACGACGTCGATACCGCCATCCTGGCGGGCGATACGCTCTACTCGACGGCCTTCGAGATCATGGCCGAGACGGGGGCCGCCCCCGAGAACGGTCTGGAGGCGATGCGGATGCTCGCGAACACCTGTACGCGCATCTGCGAGGGCCAGGCCCTCGACGTCGAGTTCGAACACCGGACCGAGGTGCTCCCGGAGGAGTATCTGGAGATGGTCGAGTCCAAGACCGCCGTACTGTACGGGGACGCGGCCGCGACGCCGGCGATCCTGCTCGACGCCGAGGACGACGTCGTCGACGCGCTCTACGACTACGGCATCCACTCGGGCACCGCGTTCCAGATCCAGGACGACGTCCTCGACCTGACGGTGCCCTCGGAGCGCCTCGGCAAGCAGCGCGGCTCGGACCTCGTCGAGAACAAGGAGACCCTGATCACGCTCCACGCCCGGCAACAGGGCGTCGACGTGGACGGACTGGTCGACGCCGAGGACGCCGACGCGCTCACCGACGAGGCCGTCGAGTCGGCGGTCGAGACGCTGAACGAGGTGGGCAGCATCGAGTACGCCCGTGAGAAGGCCCGCTCGCTCGTCGCGCAAAGCAAGGCCGACCTCGATGCCCTCCCAGACAACGAGGCTCGATCGCTCCTCGAGGATCTCGCCGAGTACCTCATCTCGCGGGGCTACTGA
- a CDS encoding metal-dependent hydrolase — translation MFVGHAAVAFAIVAGGAVRRGWTAERVLAVGLLAGAFAALPDVDIAYALVGVAAAASGDALSLATAFWSTGNLVHRAVTHSLILAPPVALVAALAGPARRDTRLGAFALAAGVVVLAWSVSGPLGAVVTVPFVIGAMALGVLARRYTDHAPPTVFAVGLVGLVTHPFGDLVTGEPPAMLYPLDTALVAERLVLAADPTLHLLAAFGVELATVWAAVAVAGAATGLRPRTVVSRRASLGAGYAATVLLIPAPTLDLSYPFVFSVLGVGLVGALPRVRLVGTADGPTVEPPDWVVAGLTGLSAITVAWLAYTVAYVVVG, via the coding sequence ATGTTCGTGGGTCACGCCGCCGTCGCGTTCGCCATCGTCGCGGGCGGCGCGGTCCGGCGGGGCTGGACCGCGGAACGGGTCCTCGCCGTCGGTCTGCTGGCGGGGGCCTTCGCCGCGCTCCCCGACGTCGACATCGCGTACGCCCTCGTGGGCGTCGCGGCCGCCGCGAGCGGCGACGCCCTGAGCCTCGCGACCGCGTTCTGGTCGACGGGGAACCTCGTCCACCGTGCGGTCACCCACTCGCTGATACTCGCCCCGCCGGTCGCCCTCGTCGCGGCGCTCGCAGGCCCCGCCCGTCGGGACACTCGCCTCGGTGCGTTCGCCCTCGCCGCCGGCGTCGTCGTCCTCGCCTGGTCCGTGAGCGGCCCGCTCGGCGCCGTCGTCACCGTCCCGTTCGTCATCGGTGCGATGGCCCTCGGGGTGCTCGCCCGCCGATACACCGATCACGCCCCGCCGACGGTGTTCGCGGTGGGGCTGGTCGGCCTCGTCACCCACCCGTTCGGTGACCTCGTCACCGGCGAACCGCCGGCGATGCTCTACCCCCTCGACACGGCGCTCGTGGCCGAGCGTCTCGTCCTCGCCGCCGACCCGACGCTCCACCTCCTCGCCGCCTTCGGCGTCGAACTCGCGACGGTCTGGGCGGCCGTCGCCGTCGCCGGGGCCGCGACGGGACTCCGGCCCCGGACGGTCGTCTCCCGGCGGGCGAGCCTCGGTGCGGGCTACGCGGCGACGGTCCTCCTCATTCCGGCGCCGACGCTCGACCTCTCCTACCCGTTCGTGTTCTCGGTGCTCGGGGTCGGCCTCGTCGGCGCCCTACCGCGGGTACGTCTCGTCGGTACCGCCGACGGGCCGACCGTGGAACCGCCCGACTGGGTCGTCGCCGGCCTGACCGGGCTGTCGGCGATCACGGTCGCGTGGCTGGCCTACACCGTCGCCTACGTGGTCGTGGGGTGA
- a CDS encoding mechanosensitive ion channel family protein translates to MAEFALQSDLVGRALVEFVERLVDTLPTVITGVVFLVLAVLLVKLVLTVLNAVLARTMRGQSPVYRQFLTTVVAVFLWFGVGLSTLSVAGLEGIAASLGTAAGFVALGVSYATSDMIADAVAGIYLLRDPDFEAGDTVRVGDMEGIVRSIELRKTRFDVDGDTVVRGNADIEARWTKVDRERA, encoded by the coding sequence ATGGCCGAGTTCGCACTCCAGTCCGACCTCGTCGGACGGGCGCTCGTCGAGTTCGTCGAGCGACTCGTCGACACCCTTCCGACCGTCATCACGGGCGTGGTCTTTCTCGTCCTGGCGGTCCTCCTCGTCAAACTCGTCCTCACGGTCCTGAATGCCGTCCTCGCGCGGACGATGCGCGGGCAGTCGCCCGTCTACCGACAGTTCCTGACGACGGTCGTCGCCGTCTTCCTCTGGTTCGGCGTCGGCCTCTCGACGCTCTCGGTGGCGGGACTGGAGGGCATCGCCGCGTCGCTCGGCACCGCCGCTGGCTTCGTCGCCCTCGGCGTCTCCTACGCCACGAGCGACATGATCGCCGACGCCGTCGCCGGCATCTACCTCCTCCGCGACCCCGACTTCGAGGCCGGCGACACCGTCCGCGTCGGCGACATGGAGGGAATCGTCCGGTCCATCGAACTCCGGAAGACCCGCTTCGACGTCGACGGCGACACCGTCGTCCGTGGGAACGCCGACATCGAGGCCCGTTGGACGAAAGTCGACCGCGAACGGGCCTGA
- a CDS encoding DUF7116 family protein, whose translation MAPVTMPPVEEARRIFRRLGYSVDGDGTDLRAERKWRTVHVTALDADEASSPRRLRADGGRSEYRLRCFVTWMEAAGDLRDRLAGLDPDYEWAVIGVEDAGEDYEVVDRVGTAA comes from the coding sequence ATGGCCCCTGTTACCATGCCACCCGTCGAAGAGGCCCGGCGGATCTTCCGTCGCCTCGGCTACTCCGTCGACGGCGACGGGACCGATCTCCGGGCCGAGCGGAAATGGCGGACCGTCCACGTGACTGCACTCGACGCCGACGAGGCGTCCTCGCCGCGACGCTTGCGCGCGGACGGCGGGCGATCCGAGTATCGCCTCCGCTGTTTCGTCACGTGGATGGAGGCCGCAGGGGACCTCCGCGACCGACTCGCCGGACTCGATCCCGACTACGAGTGGGCGGTCATCGGCGTCGAAGACGCGGGCGAGGACTACGAAGTCGTCGACCGCGTCGGAACGGCGGCGTAG
- a CDS encoding DUF5816 domain-containing protein codes for MGSPSEPEPGSSLATRSAPDDVTVYVDRTAPDRGTHGPFFVAYCSPDCDRRWGYLCGNCDAFDTAMDTMGRIECNACGNLRKPDRWDAAHE; via the coding sequence GTGGGGAGTCCTTCCGAACCTGAGCCCGGGTCGTCGCTCGCGACCCGTTCGGCGCCCGACGACGTAACCGTCTACGTCGACCGGACGGCCCCCGATCGCGGCACCCACGGTCCGTTCTTCGTCGCCTACTGTTCCCCCGACTGCGACCGCCGGTGGGGCTACCTCTGTGGCAACTGCGACGCCTTCGACACCGCCATGGACACCATGGGGCGCATCGAGTGCAACGCCTGTGGCAACCTCCGGAAACCGGACCGCTGGGACGCCGCTCACGAGTGA
- a CDS encoding HesB/IscA family protein encodes MSTEHASGASDGVVKITPEAATQALELMDREGMDLDVGGLRLFVQQGGCAGLSYGMRFDDEPEEDDMVVESNDLRVFVDPASADYIGGSVLDYEAGLQAEGFHVENPNVVSECGCGESFRT; translated from the coding sequence ATGAGCACGGAGCACGCGAGCGGGGCGAGCGACGGTGTGGTGAAGATCACCCCCGAAGCCGCCACGCAAGCCCTCGAACTGATGGATCGCGAGGGGATGGATCTGGACGTCGGTGGCCTGCGACTGTTCGTCCAGCAGGGCGGCTGTGCGGGCCTCTCCTACGGAATGCGGTTCGACGACGAACCCGAAGAGGACGACATGGTGGTCGAGTCCAACGACCTGCGCGTGTTCGTCGATCCGGCGAGCGCCGACTACATCGGCGGGTCCGTCCTCGATTACGAGGCCGGCCTCCAGGCCGAGGGATTCCACGTCGAGAACCCGAACGTCGTCTCGGAGTGTGGCTGTGGGGAGTCCTTCCGAACCTGA
- the hisD gene encoding histidinol dehydrogenase: MEVREIEGLGPAERAALFDRDAGVEGVRDDVRGIVDRVRDEGDVAVREFCREFDGVEVGNLDVTDAAAAAHEDVDPDVLAAIREAADNVRAFHERQRPDDWREDFDGRELGRRFRPLERVGVYVPGGAAAYPSSALMGVVPAKVAGVDHVVVATPPAEELNPATLAAIHEAGADAVYSVGGAQGVAAMAYGTETVTPVQKVVGPGNRWVTAAKAEVRGDVDIDFLAGPSEVLVLADGTADPAYVAADLLAQAEHDDHASVVAVTDDPDLAAATADELDARAPGMARAETVEAALANDASGVFLARSMSEAVLFAEEYAAEHLSIQAEDDEELLDRIDSAGSVFLGPYTPVAAGDYASGTNHVLPTGGGAKRFGGLSVETFLRSTTVQRLDRDSLDALSGTITTLAEAEGLHGHADSVRRRFE, encoded by the coding sequence ATGGAAGTACGCGAAATCGAGGGGCTCGGCCCCGCGGAGCGGGCGGCGCTGTTCGACCGCGATGCGGGGGTCGAGGGCGTCCGCGACGACGTCCGTGGGATCGTGGACCGCGTCCGCGACGAGGGCGACGTGGCCGTTCGGGAGTTCTGTCGCGAGTTCGACGGCGTCGAGGTCGGCAACCTGGACGTGACCGACGCCGCGGCGGCCGCCCACGAGGACGTCGATCCGGACGTCCTGGCGGCGATCCGTGAGGCCGCGGACAACGTCCGGGCGTTCCACGAGCGCCAGCGCCCCGACGACTGGCGCGAGGACTTCGACGGCCGCGAACTCGGGCGGCGGTTCCGTCCGCTCGAACGGGTCGGTGTCTACGTCCCCGGCGGCGCGGCCGCCTACCCCTCCAGCGCGCTGATGGGGGTCGTCCCCGCGAAGGTGGCGGGGGTGGATCACGTCGTGGTGGCGACGCCACCGGCCGAGGAGCTGAACCCGGCGACGCTCGCGGCCATCCACGAGGCGGGTGCGGATGCCGTCTACAGCGTCGGCGGCGCGCAGGGCGTCGCCGCCATGGCCTACGGGACCGAGACGGTGACACCTGTCCAGAAGGTGGTCGGCCCGGGCAACCGGTGGGTGACCGCCGCCAAAGCCGAGGTCCGGGGTGACGTCGACATCGACTTCCTCGCCGGCCCGAGCGAGGTGCTCGTCCTCGCCGACGGGACGGCCGATCCGGCCTACGTCGCCGCCGACCTGTTGGCCCAGGCCGAACACGACGACCACGCCTCGGTCGTCGCCGTGACGGACGACCCCGACCTCGCGGCGGCAACCGCCGACGAACTCGACGCCCGGGCACCGGGGATGGCACGGGCGGAGACGGTCGAGGCGGCGCTCGCGAACGACGCCAGCGGCGTCTTCCTCGCCCGTTCGATGTCGGAGGCCGTCCTCTTCGCCGAGGAGTACGCCGCCGAACACCTCTCGATCCAGGCCGAGGACGACGAGGAACTGCTCGACCGGATCGACAGCGCCGGGAGCGTCTTCCTCGGCCCGTACACCCCCGTCGCCGCCGGCGACTACGCCTCCGGCACCAACCACGTCCTCCCCACCGGCGGCGGCGCGAAACGCTTCGGCGGCCTCTCCGTCGAGACGTTCCTGCGCTCGACGACCGTCCAACGACTCGACCGGGACTCCCTCGACGCCCTCTCGGGGACGATCACCACTCTCGCCGAGGCCGAGGGCCTCCACGGCCACGCCGACAGCGTCCGCCGCCGGTTCGAGTAG